The proteins below are encoded in one region of Salmo salar chromosome ssa02, Ssal_v3.1, whole genome shotgun sequence:
- the LOC106587549 gene encoding uncharacterized protein translates to MRELLGQYISDTLRYVHTVKEFCDRHPRWILQRKEEQSKMKNIKEMADRIDLKFGRVLNAEDKTKALGEFTKDYLTQVTANRRLKKLEKELEAVLKDTLNGLEELDCFMDAVERLVVTSLFVFADENRLCPLPPGREPASVRAVITSARMTCPLLIHFKRDASAFFSPCLLNVEVLHVYMENYIHISEQLCERMGLGKTKTFCREKNDNLMIDTSTEVNEKSMQTMFNHLRHLSDIRMNQHLRLTFLFQESALHFIGLFSQCHSRMLDCLKELERRAGKLNKMKKGGYISSVVGSAVGATGGALTIAGLCLAPVTAGLSLGLTIAGIGMGVTSGVNSLTTGVTKVAFKSYQNKKANRVFQCFMEDMQRLHGSLEKVASNICPLEPKVVALVVGKNIGKGGASLGKKINAIVKNTSAIEALMGKGVVMGAGKVGLQEGKTFAADLSDIGMLAQGTPLALSRTLRQCAVASNALFIGLDIVTICKDSVSLAKGSKSKRSQLIRARAALWRTEIDSCQRIHDSLCRGIWRFSKSQRILEKPFYLVKELESLEPLVEMGLMEQPAKEMETLGQPEDDIETLVQPMEETRLLGQPMEEREKGFCDWMWHSGMMLLLLLLAYVWAENIYK, encoded by the exons ATGAGAGAGTTATTGGGCCAATACATCTCAGACACCCTCCGCTATGTCCACACAGTGAAGGAATTCTGTGACAGGCATCCAAGGTGGATTCTGCAGAGAAAGGAGGAACAATCCAAGATGAAGAACATCAAGGAAATGGCAGACAGAATCGATCTTAAATTTGGCCGAGTCTTGAATGCAGAAGACAAGACAAAGGCATTAGGAGAGTTCACGAAAGACTATCTGACCCAGGTGACTGCAAACCGTAGGCTTAAGAAGCTGGAGAAGGAGCTGGAAGCTGTACTGAAGGACACTCTCAATGggctggaggagctggactgcTTCATGGATGCTGTGGAGAGGCTGGTGGTCACCTCTCTGTTTGTATTTGCTGATGAAAACCGGCTGTGTCCTCTGCCTCCGGGGAGGGAACCAGCAAGTGTCCGAGCTGTCATCACCTCCGCTAGAAtgacctgtcctctcctcatccaCTTTAAGAGGGACGCTTCAGCCTTCTTTTCCCCATGCCTCCTTAATGTAGAGGTGCTGCACGTGTACATGGAAAATTACATACACATCTCTGAGCAGCTGTGTGAGAGAATGGGATTGGGAAAAAC aaAAACATTTTGCCGAGAGAAGAATGACAACTTGATGATTGACACCAGCACTGAAGTGAATGAAAAGTCCATGCAGACCATGTTTAACCATTTGCGCCATTTGAGTGATATCAG GATGAACCAGCACCTCAGACTGACGTTCCTGTTCCAGGAGTCTGCCCTGCACTTCATTGGTCTGTTCAGTCAGTGCCACTCCAGAATGCTGGACTGTCTAAAAGAGCTGGAAAGGAGAGCTGGCAAACTAAATAAGATGAAGAAAGGGGGTTATATCTCCAGTGTGGTAGGCAGTGCAGTGGGGGCAACAGGAGGGGCTCTGACCATCGCAGGCCTTTGTCTTGCCCCTGTTACTGCTGGCCTGTCACTGGGGCTCACCATCGCAGGGATTGGAATGGGTGTGACCAGTGGGGTCAACAGTCTAACCACCGGTGTAACAAAGGTGGCATTTAAAAGCTACCAAAACAAGAAAGCCAATAGAGTCTTTCAATGTTTCATGGAGGACATGCAAAGACTCCATGGTAGTCTGGAGAAGGTGGCCAGCAACATTTGCCCTTTGGAGCCGAAGGTGGTGGCATTAGTGGTTGGGAAGAATATAGGCAAAGGTGGTGCGAGTTTAGGAAAGAagatcaatgccatagtaaaaaatACCTCTGCAATAGAGGCCTTAATGGGAAAAGGCGTGGTCATGGGTGCAGGCAAGGTGGGACTCCAAGAGGGCAAAACATTTGCTGCAGATTTATCTGACATTGGGATGTTGGCACAAGGCACTCCACTCGCCCTCTCTAGGACATTAAGGCAATGCGCCGTGGCCTCAAATGCCCTATTCATTGGCCTGGACATCGTCACTATCTGTAAAGACAGTGTCAGCCTCGCCAAAGGCAGCAAGAGCAAAAGATCCCAGCTCATCCGAGCCAGAGCAGCACTGTGGCGCACAGAGATTGACTCATGTCAGAGGATCCATGACTCACTGTGCCGAGGCATCTGGAGGTTCAGTAAGAGTCAGCGAATCCTGGAGAAACCATTTTACCTTGTGAAGGAGTTAGAAAGTCTAGAGCCGCTTGTGGAGATGGGACTCATGGAGCAGCCTGCGAAGGAGATGGAAACTCTTGGGCAGCCTGAGGATGATATAGAAACTCTGGTGCAGCCTATGGAGGAGACGAGACTCCTGGGGCAGcctatggaggagagagaaaaag GTTTTTGCGACTGGATGTGGCATTCGGGCATgatgttgttgctgttgctgttagCATATGTATGGGCTGAGAACATTTATAAGTAG